The Zestosphaera sp. genome has a window encoding:
- a CDS encoding tRNA pseudouridine synthase A, producing the protein MLVLHDLVNNLFNVIGLGGLRLLKGVEFVKKLDEFAGIKRSYILVKESSTSYEYGKSPEERSLVELLKFGVINLDKPPGPTSHEVVAWIKEILGLSKAGHGGTLEPLI; encoded by the coding sequence GTGCTGGTTCTACACGATCTAGTTAATAACTTGTTTAATGTAATAGGGTTAGGGGGTTTAAGATTGCTTAAGGGGGTTGAGTTTGTTAAGAAGTTAGATGAGTTTGCAGGTATTAAGAGATCGTATATCTTGGTTAAAGAGTCTTCTACTAGCTACGAGTACGGTAAGTCTCCTGAGGAGAGGTCTTTAGTAGAGCTACTTAAATTTGGGGTGATAAACCTAGACAAGCCTCCAGGACCAACAAGCCATGAAGTCGTTGCTTGGATTAAGGAGATTCTTGGATTAAGTAAGGCGGGACATGGCGGCACCCTAGAGCCCCTGATCTAA
- a CDS encoding 50S ribosomal protein L14e, translating into MAAIEVGRICVKLRGREAGRKCVIVDIIDENFVLVTGPKSVSGVKRRKVNVNHIEPTDKKINIRNGATDEEVLQALKDSDLEHYVRERVKITTKELLYVKSQATIAKRA; encoded by the coding sequence TTGGCAGCTATTGAGGTTGGTAGGATATGCGTGAAGTTACGTGGTAGGGAAGCTGGGAGGAAGTGTGTCATAGTTGATATAATTGATGAAAACTTCGTTTTAGTGACTGGTCCTAAGAGTGTTTCAGGTGTTAAGCGTAGAAAGGTTAACGTGAATCACATAGAACCTACGGACAAGAAAATAAATATTAGGAATGGAGCTACTGACGAAGAGGTTCTACAAGCATTAAAAGATAGTGACCTAGAACATTATGTGAGGGAACGAGTAAAAATAACTACTAAAGAATTACTATACGTAAAAAGTCAAGCAACTATAGCAAAACGAGCCTAA
- a CDS encoding AAA family ATPase — translation MNKCSCKLVVAVSGMPGSGKSTLAKKIAEWLGLRMVSAGSLFRSLATQKGLTLSELSRIAEEDPSIDKMIDEMSLSEASKGCVVIDAHIAGWILKNVAHFRIYLTAPEDVRAKRIAERDGKSYEDALRELRMREESERRRFKTYYDIDIRDLRSFDLVINTASFNAEEVFEISKKAIELKLKTLC, via the coding sequence TTGAATAAGTGCTCATGTAAGTTAGTCGTAGCAGTTAGTGGGATGCCGGGAAGCGGGAAATCCACGCTAGCAAAGAAAATAGCTGAGTGGCTTGGTTTAAGAATGGTTTCAGCTGGTAGCTTGTTTAGGAGTTTAGCTACTCAGAAGGGACTAACGCTGAGTGAGTTGTCGAGAATTGCTGAAGAAGACCCCTCAATTGATAAGATGATTGACGAGATGTCTTTAAGTGAGGCTAGCAAAGGGTGTGTAGTTATTGACGCGCACATAGCCGGATGGATACTTAAAAACGTAGCTCACTTCAGAATATACCTTACAGCACCCGAGGACGTGAGAGCTAAGAGAATAGCTGAGAGAGACGGCAAGAGCTATGAAGATGCGTTAAGAGAGTTGAGAATGCGAGAAGAGTCTGAGAGAAGGAGATTCAAGACCTACTACGACATAGACATCAGAGACTTAAGAAGTTTTGATTTAGTGATAAACACAGCCAGCTTTAACGCTGAGGAAGTTTTCGAGATCTCTAAAAAAGCTATTGAACTGAAACTAAAGACTCTGTGTTGA